From the Gemmatimonadales bacterium genome, the window CTGCGAGTCGTAGAGCGCGTCCTGGTCGAACTCGTCGCCCACCTTCACGGCGAGCGAGCGGCGCACGGTGCGGCGGCTGACCCCGCGCGAGCCATCGATCACGATCTCGCCCACCCGCGCGTACGGGCCGGGCACGACCTCGTAGCTCACCCTGGCCAGCCGCGTGGTGCGGTCCACGGTGTAGCTTCGGTACACCCCGGCGAACGGGTACCCGCGGTTCCGCATCCCCATCGTCAGTGAGTCGGCCGAGGCCGCGAAGCGGTAGCGGTCGAACGGCCGGCCTACGGCTAGCGGCAGCCCGCGCCGGAGCCGCTCCGGCGGCACGATGCTGTCCACTCCCCCGATCGTGATGGAGTCCACGACGATCGGCGGCCCTTCCTCGATGATGAATGTCACTGAGATCGCGTCGGCGCTCCGGCGGAGCACAGTGTCCACCCGCGCCTCGAAATAGCCGGGCAGACGGTAGAGGAGCTGGAGCCGCACCACGTCGCGCCGGAACTCGAGCTCGTCGAACGTGCGACGCTGGCCGAGGTGCACGAATCGGAGTGGGGCGAACCCGGCGAGCCAGCTCGATCCGGTGGTCGCGATGGAGATGGCGAGCGTGTCGGCGGCGATGGCACGGTTACCC encodes:
- a CDS encoding POTRA domain-containing protein, with protein sequence MSVRGAVWIAALVPSSLMAQADRQPQRTVTGVHFRGNRAIAADTLAISIATTGSSWLAGFAPLRFVHLGQRRTFDELEFRRDVVRLQLLYRLPGYFEARVDTVLRRSADAISVTFIIEEGPPIVVDSITIGGVDSIVPPERLRRGLPLAVGRPFDRYRFAASADSLTMGMRNRGYPFAGVYRSYTVDRTTRLARVSYEVVPGPYARVGEIVIDGSRGVSRRTVRRSLAVKVGDEFDQDALYDSQ